Proteins encoded together in one Meles meles chromosome 7, mMelMel3.1 paternal haplotype, whole genome shotgun sequence window:
- the LOC123947098 gene encoding malignant T-cell-amplified sequence 1-like: MFKKFDEKENVSNCIQLKTSVIKGIKNQLIEQFPGIEPWLNQILPKKDPVKIVRCHEHIEILTVNGELLFFRQREGPFYPTLRLLHKYPFILPHQQVDKGAIKFVLSGANIMCPGLTSPGAQLYHAAVDTVVAIMAEGKQHALCVGVMRMSAEDIEKVNKGIGIENIHYLNDGLWHMKTYK; this comes from the coding sequence ATGTTCAAGAAGTTTGACGAGAAAGAAAACGTGTCCAACTGCATCCAGTTGAAAACCTCCGTTATTAAGGGTATTAAGAACCAGTTGATAGAGCAGTTTCCGGGCATTGAGCCGTGGCTCAACCAGATCCTGCCCAAGAAAGACCCGGTGAAGATCGTGCGCTGCCACGAGCACATCGAGATCCTGACGGTCAACGGGGAGCTGCTGTTCTTCAGGCAGCGCGAGGGGCCTTTCTACCCGACGCTGCGGCTGCTGCACAAGTACCCCTTCATCCTGCCGCACCAGCAGGTGGACAAGGGCGCCATCAAGTTTGTGCTCAGCGGGGCCAACATCATGTGCCCCGGCCTGACGTCCCCGGGCGCGCAGCTGTACCACGCCGCGGTGGACACGGTGGTGGCCATCATGGCCGAGGGCAAGCAGCACGCGCTGTGCGTCGGCGTCATGCGGATGTCCGCCGAAGACATCGAGAAGGTCAACAAGGGCATCGGCATCGAGAACATCCACTACCTGAACGACGGGCTCTGGCACATGAAGACGTACAAGTGA